One Urocitellus parryii isolate mUroPar1 chromosome 9, mUroPar1.hap1, whole genome shotgun sequence DNA segment encodes these proteins:
- the Zp3 gene encoding zona pellucida sperm-binding protein 3 yields MELSYGLFICSLLCVGTELCSPQPIWISAGPTQLLLPASPVEVECLEAQLVVAVSRDLFGTGKLIQPADLSLGPEGCEPLFSVGTADVIRFEVGLHECGNGVQVTDDALVYSTFLLHDPHPMGNLSIVRTNRVEIPIECRYPRQGNVSSQAIWPTWVPFRTTVSSEKQLIFSLRLMEENWTSEKLSPTFYLGDTAYILADVHTGSHPPLHLFVDHCVATPTPDQSALPRHSIVDFHGCLVDGLSDGSSAFQAPRSKTDVLGFTMDVFHFANDSRNTIYITCHLKVIPAHQPPDQLNKACSFNKSSNSWSPVEGSAEICECCGRGDCGTPGSSRRQSPVQGPKATSRNRRHVTEEADITVGPLIFLGKADDRGDHGVEGWHTPAHASMALGLSLAVVAFLTLAAVVLGFARRCHTASHPVSTP; encoded by the exons ATGGAGCTGAGCTACGGCCTCTTCATCTGCTCTCTGCTGTGCGTGGGCACAGAGCTGTGCTCCCCACAACCTATCTGGATCTCGGCTGGGCCCACCCAGCTGCTGCTGCCTGCATCCCCCGTGGAAGTGGAGTGTCTGGAAGCCCAGCTGGTGGTCGCTGTCAGCAGGGACCTTTTTGGCACCGGGAAGCTAATCCAGCCTGCTGACCTCAGCCTGGGCCCTGAGGGCTGTGAACCCCTGTTCTCTGTGGGCACCGCTGATGTGATCAGATTTGAGGTTGGCCTGCATGAGTGTGGTAACGGTGTGCAG GTGACAGATGATGCCCTGGTGTACAGCACCTTCCTGCTCCATGACCCCCATCCCATGGGAAACCTGTCCATTGTGAGGACCAACCGCGTGGAGATTCCCATTGAGTGCCGCTACCCCAG GCAGGGCAATGTGAGCAGCCAGGCCATCTGGCCCACCTGGGTGCCCTTCAGGACCACAGTGTCTTCAGAGAAGCAGCTGATTTTCTCTCTGCGCCTGATGGAGG AGAACTGGACCTCTGAGAAACTGTCCCCCACCTTCTACCTGGGAGACACCGCCTACATCCTGGCCGATGTCCACACTGGCAGCCACCCGCCACTGCACCTGTTTGTAGACCACTGTGTAGCCACCCCGACCCCAGACCAGAGCGCCTTGCCTCGGCACAGCATTGTGGACTTCCATGG TTGCCTGGTGGATGGTCTCTCTGATGGCTCTTCTGCATTCCAAGCTCCCAGGTCTAAGACCGATGTTCTCGGGTTCACCATGGATGTGTTCCACTTCGCTAACGACTCCAGAAATACG ATCTACATCACCTGCCATCTGAAGGTCATTCCTGCCCACCAACCCCCGGATCAACTCAACAAAGCCTGTTCCTTCAACAAGTCCTCCAACAG CTGGTCGCCAGTCGAAGGCTCTGCTGAGATCTGTGAATGCTGCGGCAGGGGGGACTGTGGCACACCAGGCTCTTCCAGGAGGCAGTCCCCTGTCCAGGGGCCCAAGGCCACGTCACGAAACCGCAGACATG TGACTGAAGAAGCAGATATCACCGTGGGGCCACTGATTTTCCTGGGAAAGGCTGACGACCGTGGCGACCATGGTGTGGAGGGTTGGCATACTCCTGCTCACGCCTCCATGGCGCTGGGCCTGAGCCTGGCTGTGGTGGCGTTCCTGACCCTGGCTGCTGTTGTCCTGGGTTTTGCCAGGAGGTGCCACACTGCTTCCCACCCCGTGTCCACTccttaa
- the Ssc4d gene encoding scavenger receptor cysteine-rich domain-containing group B protein — MGPSEGPSAGWRYMEAEMPAGSQPSEKSRGWRPGDGGVAPSPLPPALSLLLLLPLASALQATPRTFSELRLVGGPSRCRGRLEVLHSGSWGSVCDDDWDVVDANVVCRQLGCGLALPVPRPLAFGQGRGPILLDNVECRGQETMLSECGSRGWGVHNCFHYEDVAVLCDEFLLTQPPTRKVLSSRAPPTTPQNGKGEGSVRLVGGAGPCQGRVEILHGGLWGTVCDDDWGLPDAAVVCRQLGCGAALAATTNAFFGFGTGHILLDNVHCEGGEPRLAACLSLGWGVHNCGHHEDAGALCAVLGPTTFTALPPLATGADGAWHTEPSGTRVGAQSSGESVLSTTPTWAAGKKSGRLRLVGGPGPCRGRVEVLYAGGWGTVCDDDWDFADARVACREAGCGPALGATGLGHFGYGRGPVLLDNVGCVGTEARLSDCFHLGWGQHNCGHHEDAGALCAGPEEVGLQVQQDGSETTRVPTPRPRDGHLRLVGGAHRCEGRVELFLGQRWGTVCDDAWDLRAAGVLCRQLGCGPALAALGEAHFGQGRGPILLDNVKCRGDESTLLLCSHIRWDAHNCDHSEDASVLCRPL, encoded by the exons ATGGGACCATCTGAAGGGCCATCCGCTGGCTGGAGGTACATGGAAGCAGAGATGCCGGCTGGTTCCCAGCCCAGTGAGAAGAGCAGGGGGTGGAGGCCTGGAGATGGGGGCGTGGCCCCTtcacccctccccccagccctgtccctcctcctcctcctgccactGG CCAGCGCCCTCCAGGCCACTCCAAGGACTTTTTCAG AGCTGAGGCTGGTGGGGGGCCCGAGCCGCTGCCGGGGGCGCCTGGAGGTCCTGCACAGTGGCTCCTGGGGCAGTGTCTGTGACGATGACTGGGACGTGGTGGACGCCAATGTGGTGTGTCGTCAGCTGGGCTGTGGCCTGGCGCTGCCTGTGCCGCGGCCCCTTGCTTTTGGCCAGGGCAGGGGGCCCATCCTGTTGGACAACGTGGAGTGCCGTGGGCAGGAGACCATGCTGAGCGAGTGTGGCAGCCGGGGCTGGGGTGTGCACAACTGCTTTCACTATGAGGATGTTGCCGTCCTGTGCGATG AATTCTTGCTGACACAGCCCCCAACAAGGAAGGTGCTAAGCAGTAGAGCGCCCCCTACAACTCCTCAGAATGGGAAAG GTGAGGGCAGCGTGCGCCTGGTGGGGGGCGCGGGCCCTTGTCAGGGCCGAGTGGAGATCCTGCACGGCGGCCTGTGGGGCACGGTGTGTGACGATGACTGGGGGCTGCCGGACGCCGCTGTGGTCTGCCGCCAGCTAGGCTGCGGGGCGGCCTTGGCCGCCACCACCAACGCCTTCTTCGGCTTTGGCACGGGGCACATCCTGCTGGACAACGTGCACTGTGAAGGCGGCGAACCCCGCCTGGCAGCTTGCCTGAGCCTGGGCTGGGGCGTGCACAACTGTGGTCACCACGAAGACGCGGGCGCGCTCTGCGCAG TCCTGGGTCCCACAACTTTCACAGCACTGCCACCCTTGGCCACAGGAGCAGATGGGGCCTGGCACACTGAGCCATCAG GTACCAGAGTTGGTGCCCAGTCTTCTGGGGAATCGGTTCTGTCCACCACACCCACCTGGGCTGCGGGGAAGAAAA GCGGGCGGCTGCGGCTGGTGGGCGGCCCGGGCCCGTGCCGTGGCCGCGTGGAGGTGCTGTACGCCGGGGGTTGGGGCACCGTGTGCGACGATGACTGGGACTTCGCGGACGCGCGCGTGGCTTGCCGCGAAGCGGGCTGCGGACCTGCGCTGGGCGCTACGGGTCTCGGTCACTTCGGCTACGGCCGCGGCCCGGTGCTGCTGGACAATGTGGGCTGTGTGGGTACCGAAGCCCGCCTGAGCGACTGCTTCCATCTGGGCTGGGGGCAGCACAACTGCGGTCACCACGAGGACGCGGGCGCTCTCTGCGCAG GCCCAGAGGAAGTGGGACTGCAGGTCCAGCAGGACGGCTCTGAGACCACTCGGGTGCCCACACCTCGACCCAGGGATG GACACCTACGTCTGGTCGGTGGAGCCCACCGATGTGAGGGGCGTGTAGAGCTCTTCCTAGGGCAACGGTGGGGCACAGTTTGTGATGATGCCTGGGACCTGCGGGCAGCTGGTGTCCTGTGCCGCCAGCTGGGCTGTGGCCCGGCTCTGGCAGCCCTTGGTGAGGCCCACTTTGGCCAAGGTCGAGGCCCCATCCTTCTGGACAACGTCAAGTGCCGTGGGGACGAGAGCACCCTACTGCTCTGCTCTCACATTCGCTGGGATGCCCACAACTGTGACCACAGTGAGGATGCCAGTGTCCTGTGCCGGCCCTTGTGA